A section of the Pseudomonas tritici genome encodes:
- a CDS encoding pyridoxal-phosphate dependent enzyme, whose translation MPSPSRPAVLELIGNTPLVRISRFDTGPCTLFLKLESQNPGGSIKDRIGLAMIDAAERDGRLRPGGTIIEATAGNTGLGLALVGRAKGYRVVLVVPDKMSTEKVLHLKAMGAEVHITRSDVGKGHPEYYQDMAARLAEDIPDSFFADQFNNPANPLAHETSTAPEIWAQTQHDLDAIVVGVGSAGTLTGLTRFFKRVQPELAMVLADPVGSVMAEYSRSGRLDTPGSWAVEGIGEDFIPSIADLSSVRHAYSISDEESFDHARQLLKAEGILGGSSTGTLLAAALRYCREQTEPKRVVTFVCDTGTRYLSKVYNDQWMTDAGLLHYKHYGDLRDLIARRFEDGRVISVSPDDTLLTAFQRMRLADVSQLPVLVDGKQLVGVIDESDILLGLHQDATHFSMIVSSAMTDTLQTLAPSASLAQLQAELDRGLVAIIADASGFHGLITRVDLLNHLRRSLA comes from the coding sequence TTCTCAAACTTGAATCGCAAAACCCCGGGGGTTCCATCAAGGACCGTATCGGCCTGGCCATGATCGATGCCGCCGAACGCGACGGCCGTCTGCGCCCTGGCGGCACGATCATCGAAGCCACCGCCGGCAACACCGGGCTGGGCCTGGCACTGGTCGGCCGGGCCAAGGGCTACCGGGTGGTGCTGGTGGTGCCTGACAAGATGTCCACGGAAAAAGTGCTGCACCTCAAGGCCATGGGCGCCGAGGTGCATATCACCCGTTCCGACGTGGGCAAGGGCCATCCCGAGTATTACCAGGACATGGCCGCGCGCCTGGCAGAGGACATTCCCGATTCGTTCTTCGCCGACCAGTTCAACAACCCGGCCAATCCCCTGGCCCACGAGACCAGCACCGCGCCGGAGATCTGGGCCCAGACCCAGCATGATCTGGACGCGATTGTGGTGGGCGTCGGCTCGGCCGGCACGCTCACCGGCCTGACGCGGTTCTTCAAACGCGTGCAGCCCGAACTGGCCATGGTGCTCGCCGACCCTGTCGGTTCGGTGATGGCCGAATACAGCCGCAGCGGCAGGTTGGACACACCGGGCTCCTGGGCGGTGGAAGGCATTGGCGAGGACTTCATCCCCTCGATTGCCGACCTGTCCAGCGTGCGCCACGCCTATTCCATCAGCGATGAAGAAAGCTTCGACCACGCCCGGCAGTTGCTCAAGGCCGAGGGCATCCTTGGCGGTTCATCCACCGGCACCCTGCTCGCCGCCGCCCTGCGTTACTGCCGCGAACAGACCGAGCCCAAGCGTGTGGTGACCTTTGTGTGCGACACGGGCACACGCTACCTGTCGAAGGTCTACAACGACCAATGGATGACCGACGCAGGCCTGCTGCACTACAAACACTACGGCGACCTGCGTGACCTGATCGCGCGGCGCTTCGAAGACGGCCGCGTGATCAGCGTGAGCCCCGACGACACCCTGCTCACCGCCTTCCAGCGCATGCGCCTGGCTGACGTGTCCCAACTGCCGGTGCTGGTGGACGGCAAGCAATTGGTGGGCGTGATCGATGAATCCGACATCCTGCTGGGCCTGCATCAGGACGCCACGCACTTCTCCATGATCGTCTCCAGCGCCATGACAGACACCCTGCAAACCCTGGCCCCCAGCGCCAGCCTGGCGCAATTGCAGGCGGAACTGGATCGCGGCCTGGTCGCCATTATTGCCGACGCCTCGGGCTTCCACGGCCTGATCACCCGCGTCGACCTGCTCAACCACTTACGGAGGTCCCTGGCATGA